Proteins encoded in a region of the Puniceibacterium sp. IMCC21224 genome:
- a CDS encoding PLP-dependent aminotransferase family protein, translating into MQNWTPTLRRDGAARYLQLADAIAEGIALGTLKQGDRLPPQRRLADRLGIDFTTVSRGYTEARRRGLVDSHVGRGTFVAKNGDRDPQRELRRHADVDLTMNLPPEPEDSVLLARMQAGLQTVSANLIDLLRYQASTGGQIDKEAASTWLSLRGLVPSLDRIAVTPGAHPTILAILIGLARPGDTVLCEDVTYAGFRGIAARLGLTLIGLPGDADGIDPDALDVAIRRHGPKALYLNPTLQNPTTRTISLDRRQAIANVIIAHRLPLIEDDAYGFIPPSPPAPLASFAPDLVWHIGGLAKCIGAGLRLAYTVAPNSHAARELAHHLKLISVMPSPLMMALATRWIMDGTADGIRRFVRAETQARQKIAAGALSDFRFEAAPHAFNVWLHLPTGSTRADVIGRMAGTGIGLMPADAFTVAGEPTESIRVCLGGQIGREQLRDALGLLSYVISSRF; encoded by the coding sequence ATGCAGAACTGGACACCAACCCTGCGTCGCGACGGCGCGGCCCGATACCTTCAGCTGGCCGATGCCATCGCCGAGGGTATTGCGCTGGGCACCCTGAAACAGGGTGATCGCCTGCCGCCGCAACGTCGGCTGGCAGATCGGCTTGGGATCGACTTTACCACGGTATCGCGCGGTTATACCGAGGCACGGCGGCGTGGCCTTGTCGACAGCCATGTCGGACGGGGCACTTTTGTCGCCAAGAATGGCGATCGAGACCCACAACGCGAATTGCGGCGTCATGCCGATGTCGACCTGACGATGAACCTGCCGCCGGAACCCGAGGATTCGGTGCTTCTGGCGCGGATGCAGGCCGGATTGCAGACAGTGTCTGCGAACCTTATCGACCTGCTGCGGTATCAGGCGTCCACCGGCGGGCAGATCGACAAAGAGGCCGCCTCGACATGGTTGTCGTTGCGCGGACTTGTACCGTCGCTTGACAGGATCGCGGTGACGCCGGGGGCGCATCCGACGATCCTGGCCATCCTGATAGGACTGGCGCGTCCGGGCGATACGGTTCTGTGCGAGGATGTGACCTATGCCGGGTTTCGCGGCATCGCCGCTCGGCTGGGTCTGACCCTGATCGGTTTGCCCGGCGATGCGGACGGAATCGACCCCGACGCGCTGGATGTGGCGATCCGGCGGCATGGGCCAAAGGCGCTCTACCTCAATCCGACGTTACAGAATCCGACGACACGGACGATTTCGCTGGACCGTCGGCAGGCGATCGCCAATGTTATCATCGCCCACCGGCTGCCATTGATCGAAGACGACGCCTATGGCTTTATCCCGCCCAGTCCACCGGCACCGCTCGCCAGTTTTGCGCCGGATCTGGTCTGGCACATCGGTGGCCTGGCCAAATGTATCGGTGCCGGCCTGCGGCTGGCCTATACCGTTGCGCCCAACAGCCATGCTGCGCGGGAACTGGCGCATCATCTCAAACTGATTTCGGTGATGCCGTCGCCGCTGATGATGGCGCTGGCGACCCGGTGGATCATGGATGGCACGGCAGACGGCATTCGGCGCTTTGTTCGGGCTGAAACTCAGGCCCGTCAAAAGATCGCGGCAGGGGCGCTAAGCGATTTCCGGTTCGAAGCGGCACCGCACGCCTTTAACGTCTGGCTGCATCTGCCGACTGGCAGCACGCGGGCCGATGTTATTGGTCGTATGGCAGGGACGGGGATAGGATTGATGCCCGCCGACGCCTTCACGGTTGCGGGCGAGCCGACGGAATCGATTCGTGTCTGTCTGGGCGGGCAAATCGGACGAGAGCAACTGCGTGACGCACTCGGGTTGCTATCTTATGTCATTTCCAGCCGTTTCTGA
- the phnY gene encoding phosphonoacetaldehyde dehydrogenase, producing the protein MNKVVTNAPIAMRHEAMRIAGRKVDTKDRVPVHYPYTGDVIGSVPAGNAEHVREAFAIAKDYQPTLTRYERQKILLNVARIINDRKAELAPIITAELGISLADSLYECGRAYDVYTLAGQMCIHDDGEIFSCDLTPHGKARKIFTTREPLRAISAITPFNHPLNMVSHKLAPAIATNNCVVLKPTELTPLTAIWLADALYEAGLPPQMLSVITGWPQDIGDEMVVNPDYDLITFTGGVPVGKMIAAKAVYKRQVLELGGNDPLIICNDLSDADLAKAADLAVAGATKNSGQRCTAVKRILVQESVADRFVPLVLERAQKLRYGDPMDPTTELGTVVHARAAETFEDRVFKAEAQGAKVLYHPGRNGASLPPIVVDHVPHESELVMEETFGPIVPIVRVPDCDEQTIAISNSTAFGLSSGVCTNDYRRMQHYIRDLVVGTVNIWEVPGYRIEMSPFGGIKDSGNGYKEGVIEAMKSFTNIKTFSLPWG; encoded by the coding sequence ATGAACAAGGTTGTGACAAATGCCCCTATCGCGATGCGGCACGAAGCGATGCGGATCGCCGGTCGCAAGGTCGACACCAAAGACCGCGTGCCGGTCCATTATCCCTACACCGGTGATGTGATTGGATCGGTCCCGGCTGGCAATGCCGAGCATGTGCGCGAAGCCTTTGCCATCGCCAAGGACTACCAGCCGACGCTGACCCGTTATGAGCGGCAGAAAATCCTGCTGAACGTCGCCAGGATCATCAATGACCGCAAGGCAGAGCTGGCGCCGATCATCACTGCCGAACTGGGCATCTCGCTCGCTGACAGTCTGTATGAATGCGGACGTGCCTATGATGTCTACACGCTGGCCGGCCAGATGTGCATCCACGACGACGGTGAGATCTTTTCCTGCGATCTGACCCCGCATGGCAAGGCACGCAAGATCTTTACCACGCGCGAACCGCTGCGGGCGATTTCGGCCATCACACCGTTCAATCACCCGCTGAACATGGTCAGCCACAAGCTGGCCCCGGCGATTGCCACCAACAATTGCGTCGTGCTCAAACCGACCGAGTTGACGCCGCTTACCGCGATCTGGCTCGCGGATGCGCTGTACGAGGCTGGTCTGCCGCCGCAGATGTTGTCGGTGATCACCGGCTGGCCGCAAGACATTGGCGATGAAATGGTCGTCAACCCGGACTACGACCTGATCACCTTTACCGGTGGTGTGCCGGTGGGCAAAATGATCGCGGCCAAGGCGGTCTACAAACGTCAGGTGCTGGAACTGGGCGGGAACGATCCGCTGATCATCTGCAACGATCTGTCGGATGCCGATCTGGCCAAGGCGGCGGATCTGGCGGTTGCCGGGGCGACCAAAAACTCGGGTCAGCGTTGCACCGCAGTCAAGCGTATTCTGGTGCAGGAAAGCGTGGCGGACCGGTTTGTGCCGTTGGTGTTGGAGCGGGCGCAAAAGCTGCGGTATGGCGATCCGATGGACCCTACGACCGAACTGGGCACCGTGGTTCACGCCCGCGCCGCCGAGACGTTCGAGGACCGCGTCTTCAAGGCCGAAGCGCAGGGCGCCAAGGTGCTCTATCATCCGGGGCGCAATGGCGCGTCACTGCCACCCATCGTGGTCGATCACGTCCCGCACGAGAGCGAGCTGGTGATGGAGGAAACCTTTGGTCCCATCGTTCCGATCGTGCGTGTGCCGGATTGCGATGAGCAGACCATCGCCATCTCGAACTCCACCGCCTTTGGTCTGTCGTCGGGTGTGTGCACCAATGATTACCGCCGGATGCAGCACTACATCCGTGATCTGGTTGTCGGTACGGTGAACATCTGGGAGGTGCCGGGCTACCGGATCGAGATGTCGCCGTTTGGTGGCATCAAGGACAGTGGCAACGGCTACAAAGAAGGTGTGATCGAAGCGATGAAGAGCTTTACCAATATCAAGACGTTCTCTCTGCCCTGGGGCTGA
- a CDS encoding EamA family transporter, with product MSLFALGIVLFAAVMHASWNAMVKAVPDRAAVLAGVSGCHALIGIVLIWMSPSPDPASWPMIVISAVVHYGYYLLLFYSYRFGDLSQVYPISRGMAPPTVALMAFLLVGETLPVSGWFGLGAVCLGISILALQRGAVDARRSTVLLALCLGICISTYSVADGIGVRLSDAPLGYIGWLFVLEAPVPMAIIISRGVGGGRFELRPLLAGLLAGVLAGAAYGLVLYVKTFSPLAAVSAVRESSVIIAALIGVVLFGERPWKGRLAAAVIVGGGVIALSIG from the coding sequence GTGAGCCTGTTTGCTCTGGGGATTGTCCTGTTCGCCGCCGTGATGCACGCCAGTTGGAATGCGATGGTAAAGGCGGTGCCGGATCGCGCTGCTGTTTTGGCCGGCGTTTCGGGTTGCCACGCACTGATCGGGATCGTGTTGATCTGGATGTCGCCCAGCCCCGACCCGGCAAGCTGGCCGATGATCGTGATTTCGGCAGTGGTACATTACGGCTATTACCTGTTGCTGTTCTACTCCTATCGCTTTGGCGATCTGTCGCAGGTCTATCCGATCTCGCGCGGTATGGCCCCGCCGACGGTTGCGTTGATGGCGTTTCTGCTGGTGGGTGAGACGTTGCCGGTCTCTGGCTGGTTCGGACTGGGTGCGGTCTGCCTGGGGATCAGCATTCTGGCGCTGCAACGCGGTGCCGTCGACGCCCGGCGCAGTACGGTTCTGCTGGCGCTGTGCCTGGGCATCTGCATCTCGACATACTCGGTGGCGGACGGGATCGGGGTGCGGCTGTCGGATGCGCCGCTGGGCTATATCGGTTGGCTGTTTGTGCTCGAAGCGCCGGTGCCGATGGCGATCATCATCTCGCGCGGGGTTGGCGGGGGGCGGTTCGAACTGCGCCCGTTGCTGGCGGGACTGCTGGCTGGGGTTCTTGCCGGGGCCGCTTACGGGTTGGTGCTCTATGTCAAAACCTTTTCACCACTTGCGGCCGTGTCGGCGGTTCGCGAATCCAGCGTCATCATCGCGGCACTCATCGGAGTGGTGCTTTTCGGCGAACGCCCATGGAAAGGGCGGCTTGCCGCCGCAGTAATCGTTGGGGGGGGCGTTATCGCCTTGTCCATAGGATAA
- a CDS encoding aspartate aminotransferase family protein, which translates to MSQAVTHTEGESNTSAARRAWAETHPDAATRDLLARDADAFLHQSLSSPCVSTIAKAEGIWIEDTAGRRFMDFHGNSVHHLGYAHPRLVAAIKAQLDDLSFAPRRFTNAVSVELAETLGAIAPGDLNKVLFTTGGSDANEVALKIARAATGRFKTISFWDSFHGAGFGAASIGGEETFRSHIAGPLMPGTEHIAPFNCYRCPYNHAGPESCGLACAQMVDYVLGREGDVAAVIAEPMRAVPVVPPPGFWKAVQEACHKRGALLIMDEIPTGLGKTGRMFAFEHDEVIPDIVTMGKALGGGILPIAAVVARHDLDVCGDFAIGHYTHEKNPVTARAALTTIAILQEDGLVERSAELGAYALTRLRTALADNPIVGDIRGRGLMFGIEIVEDRGTRAPGRTAAERIYYRCLEAGLSFKISAGCVLTLSPPLIISREDLDRALGIVEDAIRAEATQ; encoded by the coding sequence ATGAGTCAGGCCGTTACCCATACCGAGGGCGAATCCAACACCTCTGCCGCCCGCCGCGCCTGGGCTGAAACGCATCCCGATGCCGCAACCCGCGACCTGCTGGCGCGCGATGCCGACGCGTTCCTGCATCAATCCCTGTCCAGCCCCTGCGTGTCGACCATAGCCAAAGCCGAAGGCATTTGGATCGAGGATACCGCCGGCCGTCGTTTCATGGATTTCCATGGCAATTCGGTACATCACCTTGGCTATGCCCACCCCCGGCTGGTGGCGGCAATCAAGGCGCAGTTGGATGATCTGAGCTTTGCCCCGCGTCGGTTCACCAACGCCGTGTCAGTTGAATTGGCGGAAACGCTGGGCGCCATCGCGCCGGGGGATCTGAACAAGGTATTGTTCACCACCGGCGGATCGGATGCGAACGAAGTCGCGTTGAAAATCGCGCGCGCCGCGACCGGACGGTTCAAGACCATCAGCTTTTGGGACAGTTTTCACGGCGCCGGTTTTGGCGCGGCCAGCATCGGCGGAGAAGAGACATTTCGCAGCCACATCGCAGGGCCACTGATGCCGGGAACCGAACATATCGCCCCGTTCAACTGCTATCGCTGCCCCTATAATCATGCCGGGCCAGAGAGCTGTGGCCTCGCTTGCGCGCAGATGGTGGACTATGTTCTGGGCCGCGAGGGGGATGTTGCTGCGGTGATCGCAGAACCGATGCGCGCGGTGCCGGTGGTGCCGCCACCGGGATTTTGGAAGGCCGTGCAAGAGGCATGCCACAAGCGCGGCGCATTGCTGATCATGGATGAAATCCCGACCGGTCTGGGCAAGACCGGTCGCATGTTCGCGTTCGAGCATGATGAGGTGATCCCGGACATCGTCACGATGGGCAAGGCGCTGGGCGGAGGCATTCTGCCGATTGCGGCCGTTGTCGCCCGCCACGATCTGGATGTTTGCGGCGATTTTGCCATTGGGCATTACACCCACGAAAAGAACCCGGTGACCGCACGCGCCGCCCTGACCACTATCGCGATCCTGCAAGAAGACGGGCTGGTTGAACGCTCTGCCGAACTGGGGGCTTATGCGTTGACCCGATTGCGGACGGCACTGGCCGATAATCCCATTGTTGGCGATATTCGGGGCAGGGGGCTAATGTTCGGGATCGAGATTGTCGAGGATCGCGGCACCCGCGCTCCGGGCCGCACGGCGGCGGAACGGATCTATTATCGCTGTCTTGAGGCGGGTCTGAGTTTCAAAATCAGCGCGGGCTGCGTCCTGACGCTGTCGCCGCCGCTGATCATATCGCGCGAAGATCTGGACCGCGCCCTGGGCATTGTCGAAGACGCCATCCGCGCCGAGGCGACCCAGTGA
- a CDS encoding MSMEG_0572/Sll0783 family nitrogen starvation response protein, with amino-acid sequence MPAVTMEKHKDGDFFVDYEDKVFEDVKAEEGQKALVTFHTVAFEGSIGLVNMLNAIRLSRKGFETSILLYGPGVTLGIQRGFPTLGDAAFPGHQNFADNLKKFMGEGGKIYACRFALQALYGHGEPSLLPGIIPIAPQDVLDLKLLHMRDNAVIIDTWTV; translated from the coding sequence ATGCCAGCAGTCACTATGGAAAAGCACAAGGACGGGGACTTTTTCGTCGATTACGAAGACAAGGTGTTTGAGGACGTCAAAGCCGAAGAAGGCCAGAAGGCGCTTGTGACCTTTCACACCGTCGCCTTTGAGGGCTCTATCGGTCTGGTCAACATGCTCAATGCCATCCGTCTGTCCCGCAAAGGATTTGAGACGTCGATCCTGCTGTATGGTCCGGGTGTGACGCTGGGCATCCAGCGCGGCTTTCCCACCTTGGGCGATGCGGCTTTTCCGGGTCATCAGAACTTTGCCGACAACCTCAAAAAGTTCATGGGCGAAGGCGGCAAGATCTACGCCTGCCGTTTCGCGCTACAGGCACTTTATGGCCACGGAGAGCCGTCGCTGCTGCCGGGTATTATCCCGATTGCGCCGCAGGATGTGCTGGACCTCAAGCTGCTGCACATGCGCGACAACGCGGTGATCATCGACACCTGGACGGTCTAA
- a CDS encoding Na/Pi cotransporter family protein gives MLPLTFLLHLAGSVMLLLWAVRMVRTGVERAFGTSLKAALRGARDGKVKMAVAGMVLAIGLQSSTAVGILAAGFAASGILTVSAGIAALLGADLGSALVVKILSFDLSGLIPILLLVGGTLFLKFEKRSWRQVGRIALGIAFILLSLTMIGDATAPLRDSAALPQLVGYLRGDPLTAFGITALLAWLVHSSVATILMLVSFAAVGLLPSSVALPMVLGANVGGGIIAVWLSRSMDVAARRIPVGNLIFRGTAALLALSVNLVVDVPVHLFGTTEAAQLVNLHVAFNAVLVVVALPFAGPMTVLTERMLPRAPDSTDSMDQAGSVSVLDRSALDMPLVALASARREVLRMGDILSLMYHPLMDLMDGGNLEVVGALRRRDDQVNAIHTDIKLFVAEVNRRELSEREAKMGIELMDAAINLEHIGDIISKKLLPLVEERAVRKLQFSPEGWMEMNLLHARVEANMQLALNVLISSDIASARQLVREKESMRRLERDSHDKHLARLNAGNSESVETSDIHLTMVRGLKDINSLLVMIGYPILTESGQLLESRLAVPV, from the coding sequence ATGTTGCCCCTGACGTTTTTGTTGCATCTTGCCGGGTCTGTCATGCTGTTGCTTTGGGCGGTGCGGATGGTGCGTACCGGAGTCGAGCGCGCCTTTGGCACCTCGCTCAAGGCGGCGCTGCGCGGGGCACGCGACGGCAAGGTCAAAATGGCGGTCGCGGGGATGGTTCTGGCCATCGGTCTGCAAAGTTCTACGGCGGTTGGTATTCTGGCTGCCGGCTTTGCAGCGAGCGGCATTCTGACGGTCAGCGCAGGCATCGCGGCGCTGTTGGGGGCTGATCTTGGCTCGGCTCTGGTGGTCAAGATCCTGTCCTTTGATCTGAGTGGCCTGATTCCGATCCTGCTGTTGGTCGGTGGCACATTGTTCCTGAAGTTCGAGAAACGATCATGGCGGCAGGTGGGTCGCATTGCCTTGGGTATCGCCTTTATTCTGTTGTCCCTGACGATGATCGGTGACGCGACTGCCCCGTTGCGCGACAGCGCGGCGCTGCCGCAGCTGGTTGGCTATCTGCGTGGTGACCCGCTGACGGCGTTTGGCATCACGGCGCTGCTGGCGTGGCTTGTGCATTCTTCGGTGGCGACCATTCTGATGTTGGTGAGTTTTGCCGCCGTCGGTCTGCTGCCGTCATCGGTCGCCCTTCCGATGGTGCTGGGGGCCAATGTGGGTGGCGGCATCATCGCGGTGTGGCTGAGCCGTTCAATGGATGTTGCGGCGCGCAGAATCCCGGTTGGGAACCTGATCTTTCGCGGTACGGCGGCGTTGCTGGCGCTGTCCGTCAATTTGGTGGTCGACGTTCCTGTGCATCTGTTCGGTACGACCGAAGCCGCGCAACTGGTTAACCTTCATGTGGCGTTCAACGCGGTGCTTGTCGTTGTGGCGCTGCCTTTCGCGGGGCCGATGACTGTGCTCACTGAACGGATGCTACCGCGCGCGCCGGACAGCACTGACTCGATGGATCAGGCGGGATCGGTCAGCGTGCTGGATCGCAGCGCGCTCGACATGCCGTTGGTGGCGCTGGCCAGTGCCAGGCGCGAAGTGCTGCGCATGGGCGATATCCTGTCATTAATGTATCACCCGCTGATGGATCTGATGGACGGCGGAAACCTCGAGGTGGTCGGGGCGCTGCGCCGCCGAGATGACCAGGTCAACGCGATCCATACCGACATCAAGCTGTTCGTCGCCGAGGTGAACCGGCGCGAGCTGAGCGAACGCGAGGCGAAAATGGGGATCGAGCTGATGGATGCGGCGATCAACCTCGAACATATTGGCGACATCATCTCAAAGAAGCTACTCCCCCTGGTCGAGGAGCGGGCGGTTCGCAAGCTGCAGTTTTCCCCCGAGGGCTGGATGGAAATGAACCTGCTGCATGCGCGGGTCGAGGCAAACATGCAGCTTGCCCTGAATGTGCTGATTTCGTCCGACATCGCCAGCGCCCGCCAGCTTGTGCGCGAAAAGGAATCGATGCGACGATTGGAGCGCGACAGCCACGACAAACATCTGGCGCGACTGAATGCGGGCAATTCCGAGAGCGTGGAAACCAGCGACATCCATTTGACGATGGTGCGCGGGCTCAAGGACATCAATTCCCTGTTGGTGATGATCGGGTATCCGATCCTGACCGAAAGCGGTCAACTGCTTGAAAGCCGGTTGGCTGTGCCGGTTTGA
- the phnA gene encoding phosphonoacetate hydrolase: MKDTHHADVAVNARSYPWPKVPAIAICLDGCEPAYLEEAIKAGLMPTLKRMREIGTDRLAHSVIPSFTNPNNLSIATGRPPSVHGICGNYLFDPETGEEVMMNDVRFLRAQTIFSAFYDAGARVAIVTAKDKLRALLGAGLKFDADRAKCYSAEKSATSTAAEHGQDNASAWLGMAQPEVYSADLSEFVFAAGVKLLRDWKPDVMYLTTTDYVQHKYAPEQPEAQSFYKMFDTYLTELDALGAAIVVTADHGMKAKHTADGEPAVVYVQDLLDQWLGEAKARVILPITDPYVVHHGALGSFATAYLPEGANKVDIIAKLLAVEGITVVVDKAEAIRRFELPGDRIGDIVMISGTHMTIGTSAHRHDLAALNEPLRSHGGLTEQEVPFIVNRVLDLPNEPVLRNFDAFFFATTAAAL; this comes from the coding sequence ATGAAAGATACCCACCACGCCGATGTTGCCGTCAACGCGCGCAGCTATCCCTGGCCCAAAGTCCCCGCCATCGCCATCTGCCTGGACGGCTGTGAACCCGCCTATCTGGAAGAGGCAATCAAAGCTGGGTTGATGCCGACGCTCAAACGGATGCGCGAAATCGGGACGGACCGGCTCGCTCATTCGGTGATTCCGTCCTTTACCAACCCCAACAACCTGTCGATCGCGACCGGGCGCCCGCCCAGTGTCCATGGCATCTGCGGCAACTACCTGTTCGATCCCGAAACCGGCGAAGAGGTGATGATGAACGATGTGAGGTTCCTGCGGGCGCAGACGATCTTTTCCGCCTTTTACGACGCTGGTGCGCGTGTCGCTATCGTCACCGCCAAGGACAAGCTGCGCGCGCTTTTGGGGGCCGGACTTAAGTTCGACGCTGATCGCGCCAAGTGCTACTCGGCGGAAAAATCCGCGACATCGACCGCAGCCGAGCACGGTCAGGACAATGCCAGTGCCTGGCTTGGTATGGCCCAACCCGAAGTGTATTCGGCGGACCTGTCCGAGTTTGTGTTCGCCGCCGGGGTCAAGCTGCTGCGCGACTGGAAACCGGACGTGATGTATCTGACCACCACGGATTACGTGCAGCATAAATACGCACCGGAACAGCCCGAGGCGCAAAGCTTTTATAAGATGTTCGACACCTATCTCACCGAATTGGACGCCTTGGGCGCCGCCATCGTTGTGACTGCGGATCACGGCATGAAGGCCAAGCACACCGCCGATGGTGAACCCGCAGTTGTCTATGTGCAGGACCTGCTGGATCAATGGCTGGGTGAGGCAAAGGCCCGTGTGATCCTGCCGATCACCGACCCTTATGTCGTGCATCACGGCGCGCTGGGCTCCTTTGCCACAGCCTATCTGCCGGAGGGCGCGAACAAGGTGGACATTATTGCCAAACTTCTTGCGGTCGAGGGCATCACCGTGGTCGTCGACAAAGCCGAGGCGATCCGCCGTTTTGAACTGCCCGGCGACCGGATCGGCGACATAGTGATGATATCGGGTACGCATATGACCATCGGGACGTCGGCGCACCGGCACGACCTTGCCGCGCTCAACGAACCGCTGCGCAGCCATGGCGGACTGACTGAACAAGAGGTGCCGTTTATCGTCAATCGCGTGCTCGACCTGCCGAACGAACCGGTCTTGCGCAACTTCGACGCGTTCTTTTTCGCGACCACTGCGGCGGCGCTGTGA
- a CDS encoding LysR substrate-binding domain-containing protein, whose protein sequence is MRYVQLRAFHYVAICGGFSRAAEELFLTQPAISDQVRKLEEEYDILLFNRHKKQVTLTPEGDRLLEITRRLFDSEQQARELLSESRVMRAGKLRIMADSAQHVLHILARFRERYPGVAIEIRAGNTDNVIDQLFSYQADIGVLGEIPTGRDFETVLLNSTPISAFVCRSHPLADRTSLRFKDLTDIPLVMRERGSRTRQKLEEAASAAGYELLPTIVAEGREAVREIVASGAGLGFVSVAEFGEDSRLIRIPLENEGQMMMEEALICLRERRGGKLISALLAIAQEFSAVQD, encoded by the coding sequence ATGCGCTATGTTCAGCTTCGGGCCTTTCACTACGTCGCGATCTGCGGCGGCTTTTCCCGCGCCGCAGAAGAGCTTTTCCTGACTCAGCCTGCCATTTCCGATCAGGTGCGCAAACTGGAAGAGGAATACGACATCCTGCTGTTCAACCGGCACAAAAAACAGGTGACCCTGACCCCCGAAGGCGACCGCCTGCTCGAAATCACCCGCAGGCTTTTTGACAGTGAGCAGCAGGCCCGCGAACTTTTGTCGGAAAGCCGGGTGATGCGGGCGGGCAAACTGCGGATCATGGCGGACAGCGCGCAGCATGTTCTGCACATCCTTGCGCGGTTTCGCGAACGCTATCCCGGCGTCGCGATTGAGATCCGCGCCGGGAACACCGACAACGTGATTGACCAGCTGTTCAGTTATCAGGCCGATATCGGAGTTCTTGGCGAAATCCCGACCGGTCGCGATTTTGAAACGGTCCTGCTGAATTCAACGCCAATTTCGGCCTTTGTCTGTCGCTCGCATCCTCTGGCCGACCGCACATCGCTACGTTTCAAAGACCTGACAGACATCCCGCTGGTCATGCGCGAACGCGGATCCCGGACACGCCAAAAACTGGAAGAGGCCGCATCGGCGGCGGGATATGAGCTGCTCCCCACCATCGTCGCAGAAGGGCGCGAAGCCGTGCGCGAAATCGTGGCGTCTGGTGCGGGCCTCGGGTTTGTTTCGGTTGCGGAATTTGGCGAAGATTCCCGGCTGATCCGCATTCCTCTGGAAAATGAGGGTCAGATGATGATGGAAGAGGCTCTGATCTGCCTCAGAGAGCGTCGAGGCGGCAAACTGATCAGCGCCTTGCTCGCGATCGCTCAGGAATTTTCCGCCGTTCAGGACTGA
- a CDS encoding 2-aminoethylphosphonate--pyruvate transaminase, with product MGEPFLLTPGPLTTAYSVKEAMLRDWGSWDGDFRGMTKSLCEQLVALAGDTDGAFDCVPMQGSGSFSVEALLGSFVPRDGKVLVLANGAYGLRAAETLRYLGRDHVVIDKGDYMPPRGTEVGAALDVDPAITHVIIVHCETSSGILNPVAEISEAVYARGRKLLIDSMSAFGALELRVNDIRYEAMVSSANKCIEGVPGFGFVIARKTELEAAKGNSHSLSLDVHAQWAAMQKTGQWRYTPPTHVVAAFLEALRLHSAEGGVAGRGARYTRNRDVMVEGMRALGFETLLKDRWLSPIIVTFFCPAHERFDFSRFYEAMKTKGFIIYPGKLTVVESFRIGCIGRIDEHIMRRVVTAAGETLAEMGVDTAAPPAAAIAERAKLAA from the coding sequence ATGGGCGAGCCTTTTCTGCTGACGCCGGGCCCGCTGACCACAGCATACAGCGTAAAAGAGGCGATGTTGCGTGACTGGGGCTCTTGGGACGGTGATTTTCGTGGCATGACAAAATCCCTTTGCGAACAGCTTGTTGCGCTGGCCGGGGATACCGATGGCGCGTTCGACTGTGTGCCGATGCAAGGGTCGGGCAGTTTCTCGGTCGAGGCGCTATTGGGCAGTTTCGTGCCGCGCGACGGCAAGGTGTTGGTGTTGGCCAATGGTGCCTATGGGTTGCGGGCGGCGGAAACGCTGCGCTACCTCGGGCGCGATCACGTGGTGATCGACAAAGGGGATTATATGCCGCCGCGCGGAACCGAAGTTGGGGCGGCGCTGGACGTTGACCCGGCGATCACCCATGTGATCATCGTGCATTGCGAAACCTCCTCGGGCATCCTGAACCCTGTGGCTGAAATATCCGAGGCGGTCTATGCCCGCGGGCGCAAGCTGCTGATCGACAGCATGAGCGCGTTTGGTGCGCTGGAGTTGAGAGTGAACGACATCCGCTATGAGGCGATGGTGTCGTCCGCCAATAAATGTATCGAGGGCGTGCCGGGGTTCGGTTTTGTCATCGCCCGCAAGACTGAGCTCGAGGCGGCCAAGGGCAACAGTCATTCACTGTCACTGGATGTACATGCGCAATGGGCCGCGATGCAGAAAACCGGCCAGTGGCGCTATACCCCGCCGACGCATGTGGTCGCGGCCTTCCTTGAGGCGTTGCGCCTGCATTCGGCCGAGGGTGGCGTCGCTGGGCGCGGCGCGCGCTATACCCGCAACCGCGATGTGATGGTCGAAGGTATGCGTGCGCTGGGGTTTGAAACCCTGCTCAAGGATCGCTGGCTTAGTCCGATTATCGTCACCTTTTTCTGCCCGGCACATGAACGCTTTGATTTCAGCCGCTTCTATGAGGCTATGAAAACCAAGGGTTTCATCATCTATCCCGGTAAGCTGACCGTGGTCGAGTCGTTCCGTATCGGCTGCATTGGCCGGATCGACGAGCATATCATGCGCCGCGTCGTCACCGCCGCCGGTGAAACCCTGGCCGAGATGGGCGTTGATACCGCCGCGCCGCCCGCAGCAGCCATTGCCGAACGCGCCAAACTTGCCGCCTGA